The genomic window TTTACGCGTGTCGAGCTCTTGATCTCGGGTCTCAACTGGCCGCCGAGGTCATCAACTCGTCTTGGCCAGCAGCGACATCATGAAGACAGGAATTTCTGTGTCTACATATAGCCCGAAGGCCGGGGACACCACCCGGACTTGGCATGTGATCGACGCTACGGACGTCGTGCTCGGACGCCTTGCCGTCCAGGCTGCGACTCTGCTCCGCGGCAAGCACAAGCCGACCTACGCACCCAACGTCGACGGTGGCGATTTTGTCGTCATCATCAACGCCGAGAAAGTTGCCATCAGTGGCAACAAGCTCGACGGCAAGTTCCACCACCACCACTCCGGTCATCCGGGCGGCCTGAAGTCGCGTTCGACTCGCCAGGTGCTGGAGTCTCACCCCGATCGTCTCGTGGAGAAGGCCGTCAAGGGCATGATCCCCAAGAACAAGCTCGGTAATGCCATCGCGGGCAAGCTCAAGGTGTACGCGGGACCGAACCACCCCCACACCGCTCAGCAGCCCGTTCCGTTCGAGATCAAGCAGGTGTCCCAGTGACGGCGCCGGAGGGAAATGACGTGACGTCGCAGGAGAACCCGTCTGACATCGAGTCCGCAGAGGTCGAGATCGCCGCGGACGAGTTCGTGGCAGTCGAAGATCCCGAGGTCGTCGAAGAGATCGAAGCCGCAGCAGCGCCTGCGCCGATCCTGTTCGACCGCCCGGTCCAGACCGTCGGTCGTCGTAAGGAAGCTGTTGCTCGCGTCCGGTTCTCGCCGGGCACCGGTGGCTTCAAGCTCAACGGCCGTAGCCTCGAAGACTACTTCCCGAACAAGGTGCACCAGCAGCTGATCAAGGCTCCGCTGGTTCTCGTCGATCGCGCAGAGTCCTTCGACGTCATCGCGCTTCTGCACGGTGGCGGACCTTCGGGTCAGGCAGGCGCTTTGCGTCTGGCCATCTCGCGCGCACTTATCGAGGTCACCCCGGAGGATCGCCCGCCGCTCAAGGCTGCAGGCTTCCTCACGCGTGACGCCCGTGCAGTCGAGCGTAAGAAGTACGGCCTGAAGAAGGCCCGTAAGGCGTCGCAGTACTCCAAGCGCTGACGTTTTACACCGATCTACCCGCGAGGGCAGGCGTCCATCTGTACCGGATGCCTGCCCTCGCGGCTTTTGTTTCGAACTTCTGCTTTTACTTTCCGG from Rhodococcus sp. P1Y includes these protein-coding regions:
- the rplM gene encoding 50S ribosomal protein L13 — encoded protein: MSTYSPKAGDTTRTWHVIDATDVVLGRLAVQAATLLRGKHKPTYAPNVDGGDFVVIINAEKVAISGNKLDGKFHHHHSGHPGGLKSRSTRQVLESHPDRLVEKAVKGMIPKNKLGNAIAGKLKVYAGPNHPHTAQQPVPFEIKQVSQ
- the rpsI gene encoding 30S ribosomal protein S9 produces the protein MTAPEGNDVTSQENPSDIESAEVEIAADEFVAVEDPEVVEEIEAAAAPAPILFDRPVQTVGRRKEAVARVRFSPGTGGFKLNGRSLEDYFPNKVHQQLIKAPLVLVDRAESFDVIALLHGGGPSGQAGALRLAISRALIEVTPEDRPPLKAAGFLTRDARAVERKKYGLKKARKASQYSKR